The genome window CTCGCGCGCCTGGTGCTGACGGAGCAGCTGTACCGGGCCGGCACCATCAACCGCGGTGAGCCGTACCACAAGGGCAGGGAGTGACGGCGTCCCCGATCAACGGTCGCGCTCGATCGTCGGCCACTCTCGTGCAGAGGGTGGCCGATCGCGTTGGATACCCCTTGCAATTCCCTGGTCCCCAATCCCTATTCCCTGCGGTTCGAACGCGTATCCTGACGGGGAGGCACCACTGACACTACGGATCGAGATCTCGCCCCTGCGCGGCAACCGCCTGGCCGACGACTACCAGTCGGGCCTGCCGGAGGCCGCGCGATTCTTTTCCGGGCACCCGCGCGACCTGGAGTCTTTCCGCCAGAAGGTGGCGGAGGTGCAGGGGCGGTTCGGCAGGCGGGAGCGGGAGATCGCGGCCTCGGCGGTGCGCCCCACCTCTGCCCGCGCGGCGGAGCGGCTGGCGCGCTTCGTGGATCAGGGCGGGGCGATGGTGACCACCGGCCAGCAGACGGGGCTGTTCACCGGCCCCATGTACACCATCCACAAGATCCTCACGGCCATCCGCCTGGCCGAAGCGCTGGAGCGGGAGCTGGGAATCATCGTCCTCCCCGTCTTCTGGTGCGCCTCCGAGGACCACGATTTCGCCGAAGTGAACCATGCCTTCGGCGTGGACGGGGCGGGGAAGCTGCGCCGCATGTCTGTCGCGGCGACGGAGGGCCGGCCGTTAACGATGAGCGAGATGCGGCTGGGTGAGGATGTAGAATCCGTAGTAGATCAATGGAGGGAACTGCTTGCACAACATGGGAGTAACGCCGTTGATCTGCCGAGGATTTTAGATCCTTATGCGCCGGGAGAGACGGTCGCGGGCGCGTTCCGCGGGACCGTCGAGAAGCTGTTCGCCGGCTTCGACCTGCTGGTGACCGACGCCGCGGACCCAGCCCTGAAGCAAGCCTCCGTCCACATCCTGCAGCAGGATGTAACAGATGCGGCGGACCAAGAGCGCCTGTTGCGCGAGCGGACGGCGGAGATGGAGGCGGCCGGGTATCCCGGGCAGGTGACCCTGGTGGAGGACGCGGCCAACGTCTTCTACCACGGCCCGGCCGGCCGCGAGCGCCTGGCGCGTGCCGGCGACGGGTGGGTGGCGAAGGACGCGCGGGAGCGGTTCACCCTCGACGAGGTCACGGCGCGGATGGCTGCCGAGCCGGCGTCGTTCAGTCCCAACGTGTTCCTGCGGCCCGTGGTGGAATCGGCGGTGTTCCCGACGCTGGCGTACGTCGGCGGGCCGGCGGAAGTTGCCTACTTCGCGCAGATCGCGCCGCTGTTCGACGCCTACGGCATCCTTCCGCCGGTGGCGTACCCGCGCGTTTCCGTGCGCCTGGTGCCCGAGGTGGCGGAAAAAGCCGCAGCCGCGCTCGGTGTCACGGACGACGAGCTGCGGATGCCGGAGCACGAGCTGCTGGGGCGGATGGCTCGCAAGCGCCTCCCCGAGGAGGTGCACCAGAGCCTGGCCGCACTGCGCACGACCCTCGTGGAGCGCTTCGGCGCGGTGATGGACGCGGCGGAGGGGATCGATTCCAACCTGGAGGGAGCGCTCGGCGCGCGGCGCAATCGCGCGCTCCTGGCCGTCGCCGAGGCCGAGCGGAAGATCCTGTCGCATGCCAAGAAGCGCGACCGCGGGCTGACCCACGACCTTCCCCTCGTGCGCAACTACCTGATGCCCTTGGGGGCGCCGCAGGAGCGCACGCTGAACGTGATGCCGTTCCTGGCGATGCAGCCCACGCTGCTCCATGACATCGCCGCGGCCATGGAGATCCGCTTCGGGCAGGAGGATGGCGCGGTCCATGCACCCGCGCCCGGGCCGAGTACCTGACCCTCTCGCCCGCCCGGCAATGCCGCGTGGGCGTTCTCTCACGAGCACGCGCCCATGAGCCGCGACGGAGCCCCGCCGCCTCCCGACGTTCCCGACGACGACGACCGGACCCTCTGGCAGCCGCCGCCCCACCGGCCGAATGACGGGCTGCTGCAGCCGGATCCGGACGCCACGATGGAGATGCCGGCGCTGGAGGCGCTGGAGGACGCGTCCGCGTCGTACGACCCCGCCGACGAGGCCGTGGAGCCCCCGGCGATGGTCCCCAAGGCGGCCAAGAGCTCGGGCGCCGCGTCCATGCTGGTGGCCGCGGGCATTCTGCTCAGCCGCATCGCCGGCCTGGTGCGGGCCCGCGTGTTCGCGCAGTACTTCGGCACCTCGTTGTACGCCGACGTGTTCGCGGCGGGGCTTCGCATGCCCAACCTGCTGCAGAACCTGCTGGGCGAAGGCACCCTGAGCGCCTCGTTCATCCCCGTCTATTCGGAACTGCTGCACCAGGGACGGGAAAAGGAGGCCGGACGCGTCGCGGGCGCCATCTTCTCGCTGCTGCTGGCCGCGGCGGCCGCGCTCTCGCTCGTCGGCGTGTTCTTCGCGCCGTTCCTGGTGACCATCTTCTTCCCCGGCCTGGAGGGCGAGCGCCAGGAGCTGACCGTCACCGTTACGCGCATCATCTTTCCCATGGCGGGAATCCTGGTGCTTTCGGCGTGGTCGCTGGGCATTCTGAACAGCCATCGCAGCTTCTTCCTGCCGTACTTCGCCCCGGTGCTGTGGAACGCGGCGATGATCGGCACGCTGCTGATCTTCGGGAGCGGGATGGCGCTGGACAAGCTGGTGATCGCCC of Longimicrobium sp. contains these proteins:
- the bshC gene encoding bacillithiol biosynthesis cysteine-adding enzyme BshC, with the translated sequence MSRTTRAGSDGVPDQRSRSIVGHSRAEGGRSRWIPLAIPWSPIPIPCGSNAYPDGEAPLTLRIEISPLRGNRLADDYQSGLPEAARFFSGHPRDLESFRQKVAEVQGRFGRREREIAASAVRPTSARAAERLARFVDQGGAMVTTGQQTGLFTGPMYTIHKILTAIRLAEALERELGIIVLPVFWCASEDHDFAEVNHAFGVDGAGKLRRMSVAATEGRPLTMSEMRLGEDVESVVDQWRELLAQHGSNAVDLPRILDPYAPGETVAGAFRGTVEKLFAGFDLLVTDAADPALKQASVHILQQDVTDAADQERLLRERTAEMEAAGYPGQVTLVEDAANVFYHGPAGRERLARAGDGWVAKDARERFTLDEVTARMAAEPASFSPNVFLRPVVESAVFPTLAYVGGPAEVAYFAQIAPLFDAYGILPPVAYPRVSVRLVPEVAEKAAAALGVTDDELRMPEHELLGRMARKRLPEEVHQSLAALRTTLVERFGAVMDAAEGIDSNLEGALGARRNRALLAVAEAERKILSHAKKRDRGLTHDLPLVRNYLMPLGAPQERTLNVMPFLAMQPTLLHDIAAAMEIRFGQEDGAVHAPAPGPST
- a CDS encoding 23S rRNA (pseudouridine(1915)-N(3))-methyltransferase RlmH, producing the protein LARLVLTEQLYRAGTINRGEPYHKGRE